The DNA segment TCTAAAACGTCGACATTCTTGAgtattgaagaattagtGGATTGTTCAATTATTGAGAAAACTGAAATAAACCCAGTTGGAGTAGTACCACAAAACACACCTACAAATTTTTCTTACTCACCAAATGCACAAGTAACTACTTCCAATATGAACAATACTTTGAGCATTAATAATACTGGAGACAATAATAGTTTATCTCCCACAGCTGTAGAAAAAGCTTATAAGGTCACCAAAGGATATAATAGACAAAATAAGACAACATATGACAAACCCAACACATACTCTTCGAATCTTACAACTAATAGGGGAACCTTTAATCAAACAActcaaaattcaaattacGCTGTGGATTTAGATGCCTTATTAAATCCTAATACCTATTCTTTCCTCAAAggaaataatatcaatataagTAACTTTATTGATAGACCGACAATGTTTACCGATAAcaatattgatgatatgATAATTCcaaatgatattgaaaatgataaaatttcagaTTATTTAAACGATATTATCGAATCGAAATTCCAAATCTCAACTCCTGAATCTGCTAATACAAATGTTGAGAGTACTTCAGTAAATAACCTTGCATCAGACGAAGGTAAAATCTTTCCAATCTTTGGGATTCCAGATTCGGGAAGAATTCCTCCACAAATTCCTGAACAAAAACCATATATTCCTCCTAAAGAAATCCCCCAGTTGAACTTCGGTTGGGAACAGGATGATGAGTCCATATCAAAGAACTCATTATTAACTAATATTGATATCGCAAAATCTTTAGGGAGTATTCTAAAAAATGTATTAGCTAATGAATTGTCTTTATCTCCATCCACCATGTTTGAGCTTAAAAGTCGATATGAGTCCGTTCTTAAGGTTGTCAAAAGTAATAGCACATCAACGAACTTGAAAGTAAATGATGAAGCAAAAACAGGATCTCACGTTTATAATCCAAATCCTCCGAATCAAGCTGAGGTATCTTCGAAGGGCAGAACTGGTAATAGTAACCAACCAACTTTTAATCAAGAACCAGATACATCAAATCCCTCTATAAATTTCGGATTTTAATTTGCATTCAAGAAGTGGAGTAGCCAAGTTATATATTCTCcctttaataatattttataataacaaataaCATTATGCACATAGTTCCAAATAATGGTTTTATAAAACCGAAACAAATATATGTTAGTTTTTAAACACAATCTATAGactttgataataatttattacatACATTTTCTGTAAGATCAGCGAAGACATCTGGATACATAAGTTCAGAAATTTGTGTTTTGTCTATTAGATTAGCTTCCACTTTCTCTGTTACATTCTCATAAAAATTCTCATAAGATTGCACGATTACTTCTTGAATAGCTACAATCAAGTGACCGACAATTTCTTGATCTCTAATAAAGTTCAGAATTTGTGAACGAATACGAGGGAgtttttcttcaacattAGTTCTaacttttatatttttagtaACTAAGTTTTTCGAATTTTCGGCCtctaatatttcaaaacaGTTACCAACAATGTCCTCAGTAGCCACTTCagtaaaatttttaattatgtTTCTTAATTCCTGGATTAACTCATGACGGGCATCAACCATATTATTGACAACCTTAGGAACAAGTTCTCTTGCTAATTTTAAAACCGACGTACCGCTATTACTGCTCTTAGCACCTTTTCGTAAATAAGTGAAAAAACTCTCTATGGCTGAAAAGTCTAGATAAGTTTCTGGaactatatattcaatattaaaatgttcAACTTGAGTTCTTAgtaacaataaatttttcatatatGCTAAGTCCATATCTAACGAATTTGAACCAGCAATATTAGAAGAATTTTGAACTATGGTATATGCATTTTTTAGAGAAATAATACAATAGTGAACAATATGATGAGCTAGATCATCAAAAACAATAGAATTCatcattgaatatatttttgaaagtaGTAAACTTGCTTTCACCAAAGGTGGATAATAGCttgtaataaatttcaaCTTCTCATCTTTATTTTGCTTTTGAGTTTCTTCACTTTCTAATAGGTTATCATTTTCAGTAGATTCTAATGTAACGTTTTCTACATTATTactttgaagaaaattcaGGTAGTTATCTGCATTAGAATTTTCCAAGAAACTTTTTATAATAGAATCATTTTCGAAATCAAAATCTTTGGATCCAGATAATTGGTTTTTCCTATTGCTTATCATAAAAGAATCAATAGTTGGTTTATAATTtgcaatattattatcaatatacTGTTGCACTCTTAAAATCAATCTTTGTTGTAACTTTTGTAAAATTGGCCCAAACACTTGATCAAATTTTACTTCATTGAATTGCTTTAAGTATTCATCAGagttttcttcaaattcgAAATAATGACTAAATAATGTAACACTATTAcataataaagatatatcTGTTTCTCTTAATATCTTATTATCACATTTGTAGTATAATGGACTACAGAATCTCAGAATCCGATTATCGAAAGATTGTCTACATATTTTAATGGGAAAGAACTTAATGAACAGTCTGTATTCATCCAAACAAACCtgttgaaaatataatctactattttgaataaaagtaacaatatcattatcCTTTTCACTGTTctcaatttcttctaaGCGGGCAGTAATTATAGGTTCCATTAAGTTTTGACgtattgaaaaataattatttagacaatcatttaaaatagaaCTTAGTTCATCATGGTACctctttaattttgtatttttaatatttttagtaaTTTCAACCAATTGTTGATAGAAAATTTCTGAAATCGACgcaaatttattatatactaACGCATCTCTTGTACCAATCGATAATGGATCATTAATATTCACAGTTTTCAACCTGTCTGTAATTTCTGTAGAGACATTTTTTAACAGGTTATTATTTAAGTAATGTGCAATTAATTCTGAACTTCTAATCAAACATTGTTTAAATCTGATTCTATAACTGTCGCcttctttaaaatctttatgttcttccaaaaaaatcaatgaaGCTTCCACATTGGATAATAAGTTCTTGAAAGAATCTCTTCTAacaatatttgatgatGACGCATAATTCAATCTTCTCATTATAGTATCCAAGGgttcaaaatattgtaaatattttggaatCATTTCCGTCAATTGAGAAGTTTGAGTATAATCCTGAAATAAGCTGTTAGTGAATTCTATGAATTTTTCAGAATCCTTAGAAATGTCATTAAATTGTCTAATGGATACAGATAATTGATCATTTACAACTTGAGTCTGTTTTAAGACCTGTTCATAACCTTTGATACTGTCatctaattttgaaatatagTCATTGTACTTGTCCTTGCAACCAGTTTGTGTGTTCGTTTTAGTGGTTGCAATAGTATCCTTTGTATTAGAAAATGCAGCATCGCTCAAGTTTACTTTCAGCGCCAATTTTTCCAGTTGTTCCAGTAAAAAGGAATCTTCTAATATAGTTGGTAGCTTATTAGACAACAAGTTTGTTTGTGATCGTGATCCAATATCGAGCACCAATGAGTCGTTGTTACTTGCCATCTGTTCAAATGACGAGTTAAGTGTTAAttgtatttgtattttagCATTAAAATTCTACTCTCAATGAAACGGATAGCTATGGGATCAGTTgctaaattaatataatattacttAATAACTAACCAATATGTTTTAAGAAGtgtattaaattaatagcTTAAGAATCTGGAACTTTTGAAAAGAGCTTGCTTGGAAAACAAAACACCATTACCCGCAAATAACATACAAACTAAAGCGTTCTTACAGCCAAGCTGTCATGAGATTAATAGGCAAAGGGCTGATATGCTATCTTGATTTACTCtatatttaaaggaaaGGTCATCATCAAAGCTACCTTGCCTTTCTTAAACTGTTCAAAGCATTccaagaaaaaaaaacttataaaaattgaatataatttattactaCTTAAGCTGTTCTACCGGCAAACCATAGGACGAGCGTTTGTGTATCTACATGCACTGcctgaattatttatttatctaGACCCAATTCCTTTCTTATCTGTAGTTTCTCTGCTTGAATATCAATTCCGTATTCATCACGTAACTTAGTTTCTATTTGCAATCTTTTTTCTaacttttctttcttcatcCTAGCCAATTCAGCCTTAATTTCATATGGTTCTTTTGGAATCTTGTTGGTTGTCTCTGGATCTGGCCAAAACCCTGGAACATTTAACTTTCTGTCTGTGTCTGTACCAACATAGTACATGACTGCTATAGGAGTCAGTAAACAGAACGAGAATCGGAATACCTCTAGTTGCGACCTCGTATACTTAAATGGTAGTTTCATAATGAACTTGTCTTGTCTTGAGATATGTTAATTCACACTTTctaaaaaaaacaattctgctatatatatgtctaTACAGATGTGCGTATACGTGACTATATCAACTTCTATAATTTCAAGAATTAACTATGAAGCACAAGATTGCAATAACCTTTAAATAtctattttgttttatagGTTGACAGTGGAATGAAAAGTTCAGTTATCACAAGACCGCACGGATGATGATatgaatattaaaaaaggGAGATACTGTGTAAAGGGttaactatatatatctttctAGTTTAAATGACAAGAAGATGTATATCATATCGTACTATAACAGGAGAGACTATTGTTAGATTGGGCGGTGTATAGTACTGGAAACCAACATTGGATTAGTGATTTCTTTATAAGTAAAACCTTATCATCgttatatatagaatatttgaagattttTGTTACTATGCCTTATCTTTTCTATTTAGTATATACAATATCAATTTACAATGGTAGCAAGTACATAGCAGATAAAACCTTGCATTCCAGACCATCTATGTACTAGTGTTAGATGAGTTTAGAAAGGTTTTCACATATACAGTTTCCCTCAGTAACGTGGGATCAGTTGCAAGCTCTCTTATAAAGCCCAATACACTGTACGCTAAAGACAAGTGTAGGCTTGGCACAATGTGTCCTTCAGTATTTTACTGACCATATTTCTGCCATTCAATTGtcttctttttaattttgcGATGAcattgaattgaaattagTTAGTGCCTACCACGCATAGTTGCTCCTTACcataattgaaaaattttcaggtcatcaataatttaaaatactTTCTGCATAAGGACCTCAGTTAATTATTTATGCAAATgttcttttgaatattaaatttgattaatcGTCATTCATAgtaacatattttaaatatgtttttGATCTTATATGTATTTTTCTAGTGGTTATATTCAGAATCTAATAACAAATGATGTCAGTTGCTAAAAAACTTAAAATCGACGAAATggttaaaaaaatttgtaCTCATTCGAACTCCTTCCATGCTGATGAAGCTTTAGCTGTCTATATGCTAAGACTATTACCTGAATATAGGGATGCTAGTGTCACCAGATCTAGAGATCCTGCTGACTGGGAAGCGAGTGATATTGTAGTGGATGTTAGTGGTAAATATGATGGTGTCAAATTCTTTGACCATCATCAACGTGAATTCTCTGAAACGTTCAATGAATcttataaaacaaaattgtCAAGTGCTGGTTTAGTCTTTAAGCATTTCGGTCGTGACATAATTTCAAGTGTATTAACTGGAAACGtcaatattaaagaaaatgaattagatattttatatgataaagtttacaaaaattttattgaagcTTTGGATGCAAATGATAACGGTATCAATAACTTTGATGTCGATGAATTAAAAGTTAAggaaaaatttattgataaagGTATCACTTTACCAGGTGTCATCTCGAACATGAACCCTGATTGGAATGATGACTGTTCCGCTGctaaatttgatgaaatgTTCTTCGTGGCTTCTAAATTCATTGGTGACATTTTCGTTAGATTAGTAAAGAGATACGGTGAATCTTGGCTACCTGCTAAGGCTCTAGTAGCTGACGCTGTCTCGAAAAGATTCCAAATTGACCCCTCTggtaaaattattttattcgAACAATTCTGTCCATGGAAAGAACATTTATATGCTgttgaaaaagaattaaatattgaaaataaaattgaattcGTATTGTTTAAGGACTCAGGTAACACTTGGAGGGTTTCTACTGTTCCAGTGAGCTCCacatcttttaaattcagGAGGGGTTTACCAGAACCACTAAGAGGTTTAAGAGACGAAGAATTAAGTGAGAAAAGTGGTGTCCCAGATTGTGTTTTCATCCATGCAGCTGGTTTCATCGGTGGCGCGAAATCTAAAGATTCTGTCTTAAAGTTAGCCAAAATGtcatattaatttttcattcatCCTGTGTCTAATCCTATTTATCTATTTACTTAAGCATTAATTATGTCTGCATTATATCCCAACtatagtatatataatgatactttaaatattaacCGTCTCACTCCCTCCaggaaatatattatatttgtaataatatgCTTGATCTATTTAAGGTAAAGATAAATCCATAATGAAAAGCGTTGCAACTTACAATCACCTTAGACATAAAATTTAAGTTCAAGAATAACTGGTTGATCAACAGAATCAGcaattatatcaataaGCGGAActaaaaatttacaataGATCATAATCATCCAATTGGTATCTGATAACAACgcattatattttattattaaaagaagatCTCTGCATTAACAAGTTTGGAACAATGGACAGTACATTAGCgattaatttctttaagGGTCATCCAAGCTTTCGACTATTGCCTAATGAGCAGATTGTAAAGGCTACTACTCAATTGTTACAAGATAACACAAGAGATTATGATGACGATCCAGTAAATAGACATCCTTTGACTTATGGTTCGAACGAAGGTTCCCTTTGGGTTAGGGATACTATATGTGAGTTTAACAATTATAAAGCATTCAAATTCAAAGCATCTGataaaaatgtaaaatcaaaaccagagtatttaaatttgactTCTGGTGCATCCTACGgtgttttaaatatattgttacAATGTACTCTACCTCATACAGGCTACACTAGACAAGCATTCATCATTACTCCAACCTATTTTCTCATTAACGATTGTTTCTTTGATGCTGGATTTGGAAACAAACTAACTGCAATAAATGAAGTTGGAAACGATTCGTTTGATTTAAAGATGCTAGAAGACAAACTCATTTACTTTGAGGAGCAGGTCAACGTTAATAAAATCGAAGAAAATTGTAACGATGACTTTGCTGTATTGAGAAACCCTCTAAAAGCTGAGCaagatcaaaaaaaaatttacagATATGTCATATATTTGATTCCTACATATTCCAACCCAAGTTCTCATACCTACAACATGGAAACAAGAGTCGCATTGATTGATTTAGCGAGAAAATATGATATGTTAATTATAACAGATGATGTTTAcgatttattaaattacaatatatcCGAGGGGCAGATTACTAACAACGAAATACCAACCCCAATGAGGCGTTTAGTACATTTAGATAGGGAAACGAACTCTGATCCAATAAGTTTTGGAAATACTATTTCCAATGCAACATTTTCGAAGCTAATAGCCCCAGGTCTAAGATTTGGCTATCAAGAATCTatcaatgaaaaattagtCTCTCAATTGTCAATTGGTGGTGCCAACGTTTCAGGAGGCACTCCAGCTCAACTAAATTCCATGATTGTTGGTACATTGTTGAAGAATAGATTAGCAGAAAAAATtctatttaatttcatcaagACATACAAAGATCGTGCAGCTGTATTATATACGGCTATGAAATTGTATATGCCAGAAGGAACAGCATTTAGCAAAATGAATGGTGGATATTTTTGTTGGGTAAAGCTACCAGAAAATTATGATGCTGTAGCTATTGGAAAATTAGCAAAAAAGGAAGGTGCAATTGTTGCAAACGGTTCAGATTTTGAAGTAGTTGGAGATACTAGAGATTGGGGTAAAAACTGCTTTAGACTATCTATCAGTTTTCTAGAGAGGGAAGATATAAGGAAAGGTATCGAGATACTTGGTAAAATATGCAAACAATATAGAAAAGCAGCATCTATTGcttaattaatttttaataaatatatgagGTCATACAATATGcgaatttattttgtttacaCAATTCTAATTACTCTATCTAATGATCATTAACCTTCACTATCATAAATGATTTCATCATTCTCCTCTACAATATCACTATAGTCATTTGCTTCTTCTAATGTCGATATAAAAGATTGATCAACATTTGTTGGGGTAGCTTGAGACGCTTGAGAAGATTGTTCCTCATTTATTGAGCTCTGGAAATCTATATAACTGCtctgtttcttttttgtcACTGTAGGATCTGGTGATTttgatctttttttatttctttggGATGCAAGACCACTCGAAGAACAAAATTCACCTTCGTCGTTAACATACACTTT comes from the Tetrapisispora phaffii CBS 4417 chromosome 1, complete genome genome and includes:
- the COG3 gene encoding Golgi transport complex subunit COG3 (similar to Saccharomyces cerevisiae COG3 (YER157W); ancestral locus Anc_8.210), producing MASNNDSLVLDIGSRSQTNLLSNKLPTILEDSFLLEQLEKLALKVNLSDAAFSNTKDTIATTKTNTQTGCKDKYNDYISKLDDSIKGYEQVLKQTQVVNDQLSVSIRQFNDISKDSEKFIEFTNSLFQDYTQTSQLTEMIPKYLQYFEPLDTIMRRLNYASSSNIVRRDSFKNLLSNVEASLIFLEEHKDFKEGDSYRIRFKQCLIRSSELIAHYLNNNLLKNVSTEITDRLKTVNINDPLSIGTRDALVYNKFASISEIFYQQLVEITKNIKNTKLKRYHDELSSILNDCLNNYFSIRQNLMEPIITARLEEIENSEKDNDIVTFIQNSRLYFQQVCLDEYRLFIKFFPIKICRQSFDNRILRFCSPLYYKCDNKILRETDISLLCNSVTLFSHYFEFEENSDEYLKQFNEVKFDQVFGPILQKLQQRLILRVQQYIDNNIANYKPTIDSFMISNRKNQLSGSKDFDFENDSIIKSFLENSNADNYLNFLQSNNVENVTLESTENDNLLESEETQKQNKDEKLKFITSYYPPLVKASLLLSKIYSMMNSIVFDDLAHHIVHYCIISLKNAYTIVQNSSNIAGSNSLDMDLAYMKNLLLLRTQVEHFNIEYIVPETYLDFSAIESFFTYLRKGAKSSNSGTSVLKLARELVPKVVNNMVDARHELIQELRNIIKNFTEVATEDIVGNCFEILEAENSKNLVTKNIKVRTNVEEKLPRIRSQILNFIRDQEIVGHLIVAIQEVIVQSYENFYENVTEKVEANLIDKTQISELMYPDVFADLTENVCNKLLSKSIDCV
- the PET100 gene encoding Pet100p (similar to Saccharomyces cerevisiae PET100 (YDR079W); ancestral locus Anc_8.209) translates to MKLPFKYTRSQLEVFRFSFCLLTPIAVMYYVGTDTDRKLNVPGFWPDPETTNKIPKEPYEIKAELARMKKEKLEKRLQIETKLRDEYGIDIQAEKLQIRKELGLDK
- the MYG1 gene encoding Myg1p (similar to Saccharomyces cerevisiae YER156C; ancestral locus Anc_8.208), whose translation is MMSVAKKLKIDEMVKKICTHSNSFHADEALAVYMLRLLPEYRDASVTRSRDPADWEASDIVVDVSGKYDGVKFFDHHQREFSETFNESYKTKLSSAGLVFKHFGRDIISSVLTGNVNIKENELDILYDKVYKNFIEALDANDNGINNFDVDELKVKEKFIDKGITLPGVISNMNPDWNDDCSAAKFDEMFFVASKFIGDIFVRLVKRYGESWLPAKALVADAVSKRFQIDPSGKIILFEQFCPWKEHLYAVEKELNIENKIEFVLFKDSGNTWRVSTVPVSSTSFKFRRGLPEPLRGLRDEELSEKSGVPDCVFIHAAGFIGGAKSKDSVLKLAKMSY
- the TPHA0A02080 gene encoding 2-aminoadipate transaminase (similar to Saccharomyces cerevisiae YER152C; ancestral locus Anc_8.204) encodes the protein MDSTLAINFFKGHPSFRLLPNEQIVKATTQLLQDNTRDYDDDPVNRHPLTYGSNEGSLWVRDTICEFNNYKAFKFKASDKNVKSKPEYLNLTSGASYGVLNILLQCTLPHTGYTRQAFIITPTYFLINDCFFDAGFGNKLTAINEVGNDSFDLKMLEDKLIYFEEQVNVNKIEENCNDDFAVLRNPLKAEQDQKKIYRYVIYLIPTYSNPSSHTYNMETRVALIDLARKYDMLIITDDVYDLLNYNISEGQITNNEIPTPMRRLVHLDRETNSDPISFGNTISNATFSKLIAPGLRFGYQESINEKLVSQLSIGGANVSGGTPAQLNSMIVGTLLKNRLAEKILFNFIKTYKDRAAVLYTAMKLYMPEGTAFSKMNGGYFCWVKLPENYDAVAIGKLAKKEGAIVANGSDFEVVGDTRDWGKNCFRLSISFLEREDIRKGIEILGKICKQYRKAASIA